The DNA window AATACACATGGCCTTCCACATCTTTCCGCTGCTGGTAAGAAAAAGAGGGGTCAGCTTATGATTGATCAGGCGCAGTTTACCATCTTTATCGATCAGGTGAAAATCATAGGTGATGCTGTAAAGTTTTCTTTCCGGTGCAGGAATACGCGCATAAAAATCAAATCCTACCTCATTGATCATTGTTAATAGTTCCATGTCTTTTTCCGGCACCTGCCGGAAATAAAATTCATAACCCAGCTGTAACACCTCTTCAGCAGAATACCCACATAAAAACAGCGGATTCTCTGATACATATTCAAACGACATGCTGGTATAATCAATCAGATATACGCTTTCGTAGGTCAGACGTGCAAATGCCTTCACCACTTCCAGATAGTGTTGTTCATGCTGGTCTGGCTCCGGGATTTCCCCTAACTTATTTTTGGTCAATAGGCCCGAACTGGCGTCTTTCTTCATTTATAACATTTAAATGGCTATAAATTTACACTCCGGTGTAGGCTTTCGCAAGTTTTTTGTTTTGAAAGCATAACCGGGATTAACCTGGCCCTGCTGGCAGCAGTTGTTGCAATTATTTATTGCTCGTGGGCAATCGGGCAGTTTCTGGATGGAAAGAAGTTCAGCAGCTATTTGCTCGCTATGATAGCGTATTTGCTGGGAATGGCCTCGTTTACCATATCAGCTGTTTTGATCGGGGGGGATAGATGCCTTTAACAAAGCTTAAATAGATCCTTCTTAAAAAGACCCCTTCAAATCGTAGGATGTGAAGGGGTCTTTTATTACAAGGTTTTTGATATTAGTTGGCTTCTGTATACTTCTTGAAGTTATCAAGTATGGCCTGCCAGCCATGTTTTTGCATTTCAACAGGGTTCTCCGTTTCCGGGTCAAAGCTT is part of the Chitinophaga flava genome and encodes:
- a CDS encoding response regulator transcription factor codes for the protein MKKDASSGLLTKNKLGEIPEPDQHEQHYLEVVKAFARLTYESVYLIDYTSMSFEYVSENPLFLCGYSAEEVLQLGYEFYFRQVPEKDMELLTMINEVGFDFYARIPAPERKLYSITYDFHLIDKDGKLRLINHKLTPLFLTSSGKMWKAMCIVSLSHHQTAGNARIYKQGSIEMWELNAGKKMWLKSEKPVLTEREIEILRLHAQGLSINQIAEKIFVAPDTIKYYRRRIFERLEVNNIMDALSYAVNSKLI